In the genome of Dermacentor variabilis isolate Ectoservices chromosome 5, ASM5094787v1, whole genome shotgun sequence, one region contains:
- the LOC142583304 gene encoding glutamine synthetase 2 cytoplasmic-like isoform X2 codes for MAPVIPTYTSNQALLSKYLSLPQPNNEIQCTYIWIDGSGQNLRCKTRTVEFEPQNVKDLPIWNFDGSSTGQAEGKNSDVHLYPVALFRDPFLGGPNKLVLCETYKHDHTPHESNKRHVCKLAMDRCKDQKPWFGIEQEYTLLDIDGRPYRWPKQGFPGPQGPYYCGVGADRVYGRDVVEAHYRACLYAGVKIAGTNAEVMPSQWEFQVGPCEGISIGDELWMARFILHRVAEDFGLVVTLDPKPVAGDWNGAGAHTNFSTLAMRQPDGIRYIEKAIEQLARKHREHIQAYDPRGGRDNERRLTGLHETSSIHDFTSGVADRGASIRIPRQVSQDRKGYLEDRRPASNCDPYSVAKAIVSTVCLSQGP; via the exons ATGGCTCCGGTAATACCTACCTACACAAGCAACCAAGCGCTACTATCCAAGTACCTGAGTCTGCCCCAGCCCAACAACGAAATTCAGTGCACCTATATATGGATCGACGGCAGCGGACAGAATCTGCGCTGCAAAACAAGAACCGTCGAATTTGAACCTCAAAACGTGAAAG ACTTGCCCATCTGGAACTTCGACGGGTCGAGCACGGGCCAGGCCGAGGGGAAGAACTCGGACGTCCATCTCTACCCGGTGGCACTGTTTCGGGACCCGTTCCTCGGCGGACCCAACAAGTTGGTGCTGTGCGAGACCTACAAGCACGACCACACGCCCCATG AATCGAACAAGCGGCACGTATGCAAGTTGGCAATGGATCGGTGCAAGGACCAGAAGCCATGGTTCGGCATCGAGCAGGAGTACACTCTTCTGGACATCGACGGCCGGCCCTACCGGTGGCCCAAGCAAGGGTTCCCGGGACCTCAGGGACCTTACTACTGCGGCGTCGGTGCGGACCGCGTCTACGGTCGGGATGTGGTGGAGGCGCACTACAGGGCCTGCCTCTACGCCGGCGTCAAGATAGCGGGCACAAACGCCGAAGTGATGCCTTCTCAGTGGGAATTCCAG GTAGGACCGTGTGAAGGCATAAGCATCGGCGACGAGCTATGGATGGCGCGTTTCATCCTCCACCGAGTGGCCGAGGATTTCGGCCTCGTGGTGACACTCGACCCTAAGCCAGTGGCGGGAGACTGGAACGGCGCCGGCGCGCACACCAACTTTAGCACGCTGGCCATGCGCCAACCCGATGGCATACGGTACATCGAGAAGGCCATCGAGCAGCTCGCGCGCAAGCACCGCGAGCACATCCAAGCCTACGACCCGCGCGGAGGCCGCGACAACGAGCGCCGCCTGACGGGATTGCACGAGACGTCCAGCATCCACGACTTCACGTCCGGCGTGGCGGACCGCGGAGCGAGCATCCGAATCCCTCGACAG GTGTCGCAAGACCGGAAGGGGTACCTGGAGGACCGAAGGCCTGCGTCCAATTGCGACCCTTACAGCGTGGCGAAGGCCATTGTTTCGACTGTGTGCCTTAGTCAGGGACCGTGA
- the LOC142583304 gene encoding glutamine synthetase-like isoform X1 translates to MGNSRGGTREKLVKVATWYETPKSARLTLSRSDRPPKAEAIAMAPVIPTYTSNQALLSKYLSLPQPNNEIQCTYIWIDGSGQNLRCKTRTVEFEPQNVKDLPIWNFDGSSTGQAEGKNSDVHLYPVALFRDPFLGGPNKLVLCETYKHDHTPHESNKRHVCKLAMDRCKDQKPWFGIEQEYTLLDIDGRPYRWPKQGFPGPQGPYYCGVGADRVYGRDVVEAHYRACLYAGVKIAGTNAEVMPSQWEFQVGPCEGISIGDELWMARFILHRVAEDFGLVVTLDPKPVAGDWNGAGAHTNFSTLAMRQPDGIRYIEKAIEQLARKHREHIQAYDPRGGRDNERRLTGLHETSSIHDFTSGVADRGASIRIPRQVSQDRKGYLEDRRPASNCDPYSVAKAIVSTVCLSQGP, encoded by the exons ATGGGCAACTCGCGCGGGGGCACTCGGGAGAAACTCGTAAAAGTAGCGACCTGGTACGAGACGCCCAAGAGTGCACGCCTCACGCTCTCACGTTCTGACCGTCCGCCCAAAGCAGAg GCAATTGCAATGGCTCCGGTAATACCTACCTACACAAGCAACCAAGCGCTACTATCCAAGTACCTGAGTCTGCCCCAGCCCAACAACGAAATTCAGTGCACCTATATATGGATCGACGGCAGCGGACAGAATCTGCGCTGCAAAACAAGAACCGTCGAATTTGAACCTCAAAACGTGAAAG ACTTGCCCATCTGGAACTTCGACGGGTCGAGCACGGGCCAGGCCGAGGGGAAGAACTCGGACGTCCATCTCTACCCGGTGGCACTGTTTCGGGACCCGTTCCTCGGCGGACCCAACAAGTTGGTGCTGTGCGAGACCTACAAGCACGACCACACGCCCCATG AATCGAACAAGCGGCACGTATGCAAGTTGGCAATGGATCGGTGCAAGGACCAGAAGCCATGGTTCGGCATCGAGCAGGAGTACACTCTTCTGGACATCGACGGCCGGCCCTACCGGTGGCCCAAGCAAGGGTTCCCGGGACCTCAGGGACCTTACTACTGCGGCGTCGGTGCGGACCGCGTCTACGGTCGGGATGTGGTGGAGGCGCACTACAGGGCCTGCCTCTACGCCGGCGTCAAGATAGCGGGCACAAACGCCGAAGTGATGCCTTCTCAGTGGGAATTCCAG GTAGGACCGTGTGAAGGCATAAGCATCGGCGACGAGCTATGGATGGCGCGTTTCATCCTCCACCGAGTGGCCGAGGATTTCGGCCTCGTGGTGACACTCGACCCTAAGCCAGTGGCGGGAGACTGGAACGGCGCCGGCGCGCACACCAACTTTAGCACGCTGGCCATGCGCCAACCCGATGGCATACGGTACATCGAGAAGGCCATCGAGCAGCTCGCGCGCAAGCACCGCGAGCACATCCAAGCCTACGACCCGCGCGGAGGCCGCGACAACGAGCGCCGCCTGACGGGATTGCACGAGACGTCCAGCATCCACGACTTCACGTCCGGCGTGGCGGACCGCGGAGCGAGCATCCGAATCCCTCGACAG GTGTCGCAAGACCGGAAGGGGTACCTGGAGGACCGAAGGCCTGCGTCCAATTGCGACCCTTACAGCGTGGCGAAGGCCATTGTTTCGACTGTGTGCCTTAGTCAGGGACCGTGA